The [Eubacterium] eligens ATCC 27750 genome segment ACGTCCAATTTCGCGTGCCGACTTCCCGGGATTGGACTTCCACACGGCTTACCACTGCTTCAACATCCAATCCGTCATGCTTTGGCGCTCTTTTTGGACTTCCTCTGTGACTCTCTCTGCTCTAATGTCCAATTTCGCGTACCGGCTTCCCGGGATTGGACTTCTACACAGCTTACCATCGGTTCTTACTCAGATATATCATACCTCGGCAGCTCAACTATCACCGCCTCATGATGAACAGCCGGAAGGAATTTCTCCATCACTTCCTTAGTCTTTAATTTAAGACTTGATGTATTAATGCAAGGATGACATCCGAGAGATTCACCCTCAAGCACTTCCTTATCCATCAGTAACTGCACATGGTTATCCGTATCATTCATAAGTCCCATTATGGATACTGAACCCGGTGTTATATCTAGGAATTCCTCCATATATGATTCATCTGCAAATGAAAGTCTCGCTGAATTAATCTGCTTACTCAGATCCTTTGTCTTAAATGGCTTGTCACCCGGCATCATAAGCATATAAAAATTCGTCTTCTGTCTGTTACATAAGAAAAGATTCTTACATATAAGTGTGTCCAGAATCTTATCTATGTCATTACACACTTCCATTGTTGTAGCAGGCTCATGGTCTGTTCTGTAATATTCCATTCCAAGCTTATCCAACAAATCATATACTCTGATTTCTTTTTCTAGTCTTCCTGTTTCATCGGCAGGTCTTCCTTTAATAAGTTCCATGATATTTCTCCCTGACAATCTGATATTCCAATATTCTACTCAAAATAATACAGATATACATCCTCAAGGTCAATATTATCTCCAACTTTTACTGCTTCTTCTGGCAGCTCATCACCTACAACTCTTAACGCAAGACCGTTCTTTCTCTGTCTGATATTGCCAATCTTGTATTCCTTCTGCAGCTCGCCGACCTCATCAAGCGTACATGTTATCTCACCAACTTTTCCAGCCATGCTTTCAATAAGCTCAACAGGTGTTCCTGTCGCAATTATTTCTCCGCTCTTTAGAAGAAGTACTTTATCAGCAATACATTCAATATCACTTACAACATGAGTTGCAAAAAGAATTATCTTGTCCTTAGACAGCTCTGCAATATAGTTTCTTATTGAGATTCTCTCTTTAGGGTCAAGTCCTGCTGTCGGCTCATCAAGTATAAGAATCTTAGGATTACCAAGAAGTGCCTGTGCAAGCAGCACTCTCTGCTTCATTCCTCCTGAAAATCCTCCAATTTTCTTATATGCAACCTTAGTAAGATTAACTACCTCTAGCAGCTCGTCTATCTGCTGGTTGACAGTCTTAACAACCTCATTGCCATTGTCATCAGTCGTCTTAATCTTCTTAACTCCCTTAATCTCTGCCATATATTTAAGAAATGCTTTAGGCGAAAAATCCTCATAAAATCCCTGCTGCTGCGGCATGTAGCCAACCAATCCCCTGAACTGTTTGCCAAGCTTTAATATATCTTCCTCTGCACTATCCTCGCCAAAAAGAATACTTCCACCATTCATCTTATCTCTCGATACATTATCAGTGATAAGATTAATCATAGTACTCTTGCCGGCTCCATTAGCACCAAGAATACCATATACTCCTGGTGTAAATGTATAATTAATCCCCTTCAGTGCCTGAACTGTACCATAAGTTTTCTTTAAATTCCTTACCTCTAATTTCATACCCTGTACCTTCTCTTTCCTAATGATTTTCCGAACTACATCATAACCAGCATAATAATAAGCTCAGCCACTAACTCTGTCACATAACGCATAGTCATGAATTATCCTACCGATGCATGAAGTATAAGACTTTTGATAGCTCCGATACTGCCTACTGATATAATCATTATACTACTAATCTGTGCCAGTGCAATCATAATTCTGCGCACGTTCCCTCCTTTTATTATTAATACGAAAAATGTTCCAGATAAGTTGACGCATTTTCACAAAAAAGTTAAAATTTTTATAATATTTTGTGGAGGATAATTTAGTGGATAATACTCAGGTGGATTTTGAAAAAGATGATTACAGATATATGAAACAGGCAATCACACAGGCTAAGAAGGCTTATAAACTCAATGAAGTGCCTATCGGCTGTGTGATTGTGTATGAAGGAAAGGTTATAGGAAGAGGCTACAACCGCCGTAACACTGATAAAACCTCTCTCGGCCATGCCGAGATTACTGCAATTAAGAAAGCCAGCCGCTACATGAACGACTGGCGGCTTGAGAACTGCACTTTATATGTTACGCTTGAACCTTGTCAGATGTGTGCAGGTGCTATTGTTCAGGCAAGAATTCCAAGAGTTGTTATCGGTTCCATGAATCCCAAAGCAGGATGTGCCGGTTCTATACTTAATATACTGCAGATTCCGACATTTAATCACCAGTGCGAAATTACTAAAGGTGTATGTGAAGAAGAATGTTCAGAAATGCTCACAACATTTTTCAAGGAACTGCGTAAAAGCAAGAAAAAGAATACTACTGTCACTACTGATGGAGAATGATTATGAAATTTGAATACGATTTTGAAGGCATGAAGCTTAAAGTACTTGATGAAACATTTGCAGGAAAAGTACTTGAATTCTACAGCCGTAACCGTGAAGAATTCGACAGATACGAAGCTGCCAAGCCCGATAATTTCTATACAACAGAATATATTACAGCCACACTTAAAGCCGAATATGCTGCTTTGCTAAAGGGTGAATTCGGCAGATTTTTTCTTTTCTCTGACGACATGCCAGGTGAAATTCTCGGCTCTGTATCTTTTTTTGGTGTTACAAGCATTAACCGTTCTTGCCGCATAGGATATAAGATTGATAAGAATTACCGCCAGTTAGGACTTGGAAGCCTTATGGTTAAACATATGCTTGAGATTCTTACACACGAAAAGGAGATGCACAGGATTGAAGCTTACATTCACCCTCAAAACATCTCCTCTATTAATCTTGTCAAATCTCTTGGCTTTATATCCGAAGGAACCGCCTACTCCTATGTAAAGCTTAACGGCTCATGGCAGGATCATTTAAGATTCGTCTATATTTCCTGATACCAGTATCCAAAATATGGATTGGCATAGTCACTCCTGTGACTCTTCTTAAAATTATTAAAGCCAAACATTGAAGCCATGTAACGTTCACGGTTGCAGTACATTCCCGGAACGCCAACGAAATATTTAGTATTATCAAGGTTATCGCGCACTCTTCCAAAAAGTATGTGCCTGAAATTATAATAACCATGCAGCAGGAAGCTGTTTCCCGTGATATCAATTTCATTCTGGTTAAGACACTTTAACTTCTCTGGCGACACTTCTATACAATCATAGAAGTAATCATCGTCAAATGCATCTATATAATCAGCCCGCACAAAAAGCTTTTCAAAAGGATCCGTCTGCGTTGCATTAGCTCTGTGTGCTTTTTGCTGCAAATGTTGTGTTTCCGCAGGTATTTTAGCTGCTGCTCCGGCAGCCTTTATATCTTCTGTGGCTGTGTCACTTACGCTTTCCGCAGTCACGCCTGTCTGCGGTCTGTATGCTTCGGCCTGCTTTGACTGAACTGCCTGCGGTCTGCCCGCTGACACAGCAGGTTCTGCCTGAGCCATCTGCGATTCTAATGTCTGCGATTCTGACAACTCTGGTCTGACCGGTTCTGACCTTAACGATTCTGCCAGAACAGACTCTGACATTTGCTGCCCCCGCTCTTTCTCCTCACTCTGTCTCATACGCTCTTTTATAACAATTCCGGCCTCAGCCTGCTTCTTTGCGTCCATTCCTGAGAACACAAGCATATCAGGAGTTACATCTTCATCTTTCCACATTGAAAGCATGCAGTCATATCTTGCGTCCTCCATTGCAACCGCAAGTCCGCATATATCCCTGAAGCTGTAGCCTGTGTCATTTATATTATCAGGGTTAAATACGCCACTGTATTCCATCTGTCCCATTTTTACAAGACATTCCCCTAACTTTATAAGCCTGTAGCCGCTGTCAGTAACCATCATATATATTCCAAACATTTCCGGACTGTCTGTTTTAACGCCTCTTAAACTGATGCTTAACTTGAACTGCCCCTGATGAACTAATGCCTTTGCAAAGCCTGCATTTCTGCCCTTTACTCCCTCCGGATATGAATATATGTATGAAACAAGACGCTGATAATCCACAATAAACCTCCGCCATAATTAATTCTCTTATGCACCTTATGCCATGCATTAAGAAAATATTCCATCAGGGAGGTTTTATCTTAATCTACCACCATATTCTTTCCGTTATTTTTTCCGTAATAAAGCCTGTCATCTGCACTCTTTATCCATTCTTCTATATCACCATCGGCATTTCTCTGCGCCACTCCTATTGTTAGTGATATATTTATCTTCTGCTGTTTATAAATACATTCAGAGTTTTCTATTTCTCTCCTCAATTTTTCTAATACTTCATGTGTGCTGTCGTGTGTTCCATTATGTATAAGAAATTCTTCTCCGCCCCACCTTGAAATCACACAGTTACTGCATATATTTTTCATCTTCTGTGCAATGAAATTTAACACATAATCACCACAGTTATGTCCATATGTATCATTTATTTTCTTGAAATCATCTACATCTGCCATTGCAAGCCAGCCTTCATCGTCCGCATCATATTCTTCAAGATAATTAATCATATATCTTCTGCTGTAAAGGTCTGTCAGAAGATCAATGTTGGCAATTGAATTAAGCTTCTTCTCAGACTCAATAACAAGATCGACTATCACCTTAGTATAATATATTAAAAATGCTGATACACTTATTGCATTACATGCAAGCATCACAGATATAATTGTTTTATTAATTTCATACAATGGTCCGTTAATTATAGCTATTGCTGATGATATTATACTTACAGCAACTATTGCTATCGACACAGCCAGTGGATTCGGGTCTTTTGTATCGGTCTTGGTTGATATGTATTGTGAATAAAATATTATAGGTATTAATGACATGCTATACAGATGAAATCCACATTTATACCCAAGACATATTGTTGCAATAGCCATATAAATTATAATTGTTGCATACACACACCACATATATGCACACACTTTCTGCCTTTTTAACAGCATAAAATATAACACATAACCAATCAGTGCTATTACACTGTAATAAATCATTGGTGTTATATTAAAATATACAAATAATGTCAGCATAAATGCAACAAATAAAAACAACGATATGTTAACAACCACGCATAGTTTAACAACCTGCTCCAGATTAAATTCTTTTTTATTAATGCTCATGATATCTCCTGATAATATGTTCTCGATTGTAAGTAGTACTATAGTATCATACAAAAGTTACTTTTGCACTACATTTTTATTGCAGCTTGACATTTTTTATTAAGTTTCATAACATTATTCTTATAGATTGGAGGCAATATGAGCGATAATAAATATAATAATGTTATGCACCTTGGCAACCCAACTAACACGATTGCCGTGCTTAACAGATATGGTTTTGATTTCAAGAAAAAGTTCGGGCAGAACTTTCTTATAGATGAAAATGTTGTTGAGAAAATCGTCCGTGAAGCAGGCGTTACCAAAGATGATTTTGTTGTTGAAGTTGGTCCGGGAATCGGAACAATGACCCAGATTCTTTGTGAGAATGCCAGAGAAGTTGTTGCCGTTGAGATTGATAAGAAGCTTATTCCTATTCTTACAGAAGATACTCTTTCTTATTATGACAATGTGACAGTAATCAATGAAGATATCTTAAAGCTTGATATTAAGAAGCTTGCTGATGAGAAGAATGAAGGCAGACCAATCAAGGTTGTTGCCAACCTTCCATACTATATAACAACACCTATTATTATGGGACTTTTTGAGAGCCATGTACCATTAGACAGTATAACTATCATGGTTCAGAAAGAGGTAGCTGACCGCATGCAATGTGGTCCTGGAACTAAAGATTATGGCGCACTTTCACTTGCTGTACAGTTCTACGCCAAGCCTAAGGTTGTGCTTAATGTGCCTGCTAGCTGCTTCATGCCTCGTCCTAATGTTGATTCAGCGGTTATCCGTCTTGAGCGCTTCAAAACCCCACCTGTTGATGTTAAGAATGAACATCTTATGTTCAAGATAATAAGAGCATCATTTAACCAGCGCCGAAAGACTATGCTTAACAGTGTCGGCAATTCCGGCATCGGCATCACGAAAGAAGCTCTTACCAACGCATTAGAAACTATGGGACTTCCGCTTACTATCCGCGGCGAAGCCCTTACACTTGAGCAGTTTGCACAATTAAGCAATCTGCTGTGCTAAATAACATGATACCTATAAGTAGTCGCATTTTCACTGCTTTAGTAGGTTTTTTTGCAGCAAAATTCACGTAAATCAGGTTACTTCCAGACTAAAGACCTATACAACAACAAAAAAACTGCTATTTAGTAGGTGTTTTCATGGCTTTATCAATAAAAACCACGTTAAAAGACCTACTAAATAGCAGTTTTATTATAATTTATATGTTTCAGCCCAGTTTACACAAGAAAAGGGCTGTCCTGCCGGCAAAGTCCTCGAAACCTTACTCCCCAAAAAGCAGCCTTCTCGCATTCTGGTTAGTAACATCAATAACCTCCTGCGTATCAAGCCCTTTAATCTGCGCCAGCTTTTCTGCAACATATTTTATATTGCGGCTGTCGTTTCTTTTACCTCGGTTAGGCTCAGGTGCCATATATGGACTGTCTGTCTCAAGAACAATTCTATCCATCGGTATATACGCGGCTGCTTCCACAAGCTTCTTAGCATTCTTAAATGTAAGAACACCGCCGATTCCTATAGAGAAGCCCATATTAAGAAAGTCTCTTGCTGCTTCCTTACTGTATGAATAACAGTGGATTATTCCGCCTGTATCCTGTCCGTGATTACTCTTTAATATGTCGATTGTATCCTGACATGCATCTCTTGAATGAATCATTACCGGCATGTGTGTACGGTACGCTATATTCATCTGTGCTGCAAACCATTCACGCTGCTGCTTCTTCTCAGCCGCCGCCATATCTGCATCATCTGACACATAGTAGTAATCAAGTCCGATTTCTCCAAGCGCAACAATCTTTCTTGCCTTAGATTCACCAAGCATGTTTTCCAGCCATTCAATGTCCGATTCTTTCAATCTGACAATATCCTCCGGGTGGAAACCAATCGCTGCATATACCTTTTCATATTGTGCAGCAAGTGCAAGGGAAGCCTCACAGCCCTGACGGCTTGCACCTACATTAACAATGTAATCAAGCTCCCCTGTATCACTAAGCATGCTGCTTATAAGTTCATCTCTGTCCTCATCAAATCTTTCATCATCATAATGAGCATGAGTTTCAAATATCTTCATATCTATCAGCCAATCTCTGCACCTTCAATAATATCTTTCTCAAGTGTAAGAACTGATAAGTTATCCTTATCATCCCATGCTGAGATAATCATTCCCTGTGACTCAATACCACAGATCTTTCTTGGTTTTAAATTAGTACATACAACTAACTTCTTACCAATAAGCTCCTCTGGCTTATAGTACTTCTGGATACCTGATACGATAGTTCTCTTCTCATCACCAATCTGAAGCTCGAACTTAAGAAGCTTTGTCTTCTTAACAGCTTCACATGTAAGAACCTTGGCAACTCTGAACTGAACCTTTTCAAAATCATCAAATGTAATCTCAGGCTTAACTTCAACCTGTGGATATTCTGTAACACCATTAGCCTTCTTCTGAGCTTCCTGAATAGCATCAACCTTTTCCTTAAGGTCCTTCTCAAAGTCAAGTCTTGCGAAAAGAATCTCTGGTGTCTCAGTAACCTTAAGTCCTGTTTCTCTTAAGCCAAATGTAGCAAGGTCATCAAAATCTCTTACTCCTGCCTCTGGATTAGCTGGGTAAAGCTGTGCAAGAATCTTATCTGTAGTCTCTGGCATGAAAGACTTAAGAAGATTAGCACCGATTGTAATACTCTCAACAAGGTTATAGAGCACTTCTGCTAATCTGTCCTGCTGTGCCTCATCCTTTGCAAGAGCCCAAGGCATTGTCTCGTCAATATATTTGTTACATCTCTTAAAGAGTGTGAATACTTCTGTGATAGCATCTGCTACATGAAGTGTAGCCATCTTTGCCTGAACCTTATCTCTTGTTGCTGTTACAACAGCCTTAAGGTCACCGTCAATTGCAGCATCCTCTACGCCAGTCTTATTAACAACTCCACCAAAGTACTTGTTAGACATTGCAATTGTTCTGTTTACAAGGTTACCAAGTGTGTTGGCAAGGTCTGAGTTCATACGCTCAACCATAAGCTCCCATGAAATAACACCATCATTCTCAAATGGCATCTCGTGAAGAACAAAGTAACGTACAGCATCAACGCCGAAAAGGTCTACAAGATCATCTGCATAGATAACATTTCCCTTAGACTTACTCATCTTACCATCATTCTGTAATAACCAAGGATGTCCAAACACCTGCTTAGGAAGTGGCTCACCAAGTGCCATAAGGAATATTGGCCAGTAAATTGTATGGAATCTGATGATATCCTTACCGATAAGGTGAAGGTCTGCTGGCCAGAACTTCTTGTACTGCTCTGAAGAATTGCCATCAGCATCATATCCGATACCTGTGATATAGTTAGTAAGGGCATCAAGCCATACATAAACTACATGCTTGTCATCAAAGTCAACTGGAATACCCCATTTGAAAGATGTTCTTGATACACATAAATCCTGAAGTCCAGGAAGAAGGAAGTTGTTCATCATCTCATTCTTTCTTGAAACAGGCTGGATGAATTCCGGATGTGTATTGATATGCTCAATAAGCTTGTTGGCATATTTGCTCATCTTGAAGAAATAAGCTTCTTCCTTAGCTGGCTTAACTTCACGTCCACAATCAGGACACTTTCCATCAACAAGCTGGCTCTCTGTCCAGAAAGACTCACATGGAGTACAGTACATGCCTTCATATGAACCCTTATAAATGTCTCCCTGATCATAAAGTTTCTTAAAAATCTTCTGAACCTGCTTCTCATGGTAATCATCTGTTGTTCTGATGAACTTATCATATGAAGTATTCATAAGATCCCATATTCTCTTAATCTCTGTTGAAACATTATCAACGAATTCCTTAGGTGTAATTCCAGCTTCTTCAGCCTTAAGCTCAATCTTCTGACCATGCTCGTCAGTTCCTGTCTGGAAAAATACATCATAGCCTTCCTGTCTTCTGAATCTTGCAATACTGTCTGCAAGAACGATTTCATAAGTATTACCGATATGTGGCTTGCCTGATGTATAGGCAATAGCTGTTGTCATATAAAATGGACCTTTACTCTGTGGCATATCATTTCCTCCATAATCTATTATTTTAATTCATCGCTATAACGCAAATGTAGTGTGAATCATTTATCCGTAAACTTTATCATAGAAAAATTTACAATAAGTGTCAAGTCTGTATTAAGTATGATACAATATGTGAATAATAAATCAATATTTCTTATAATATTAATTAAGACAGAAATGAGGATTAGTATGCGTAATAAACAACTTTGCTTTTTACATCAATTTCTTAACAAGGCTGTGAGCCTGCTGATAGTTTTTATAATGGTAATTACCCTGTCTGGCTGCAGCCTGCCCTGGAATCAGAAGCAGATATCAGAAACTACTATATCTGCCACAGAGGATAACGCTGATTTCACGGATTATGTAAACAACCTGTTTGCTGACCTGTTAAGTGCCGACATGGTATCTTTGCATGCCTATGTCGAACACCCCAAGGATTTCGGAATTAACGATTATGAGATTACTCTTGGCCGCTACGACCTTGACAATCCCGATGACTCCTCAGATTACACCGACATAATATCAACGCTTAAATCATTTGACAGAAGCACACTTTCAGCAAAACAACAGATAACGCTTGACGAGCTTCTTATGTACATGGAAAATGCGCTGGAGTACAGTGATTTGTACATGTTTAACACACAGCTTCAGACAACTACAGGTATTCATGTCCAGCTGCCGCTGCTTTTTGCTGAATACACATTTGAAGAAAAGAAGGATATTGACGAATATATTGAGCTTCTATGTGATGTTGATGGATACTTTGAAAATATGGCTGCATTTGAGAAGCTTCGTGCTGATAACGGATATTTTATGGAAGATACCCTTGCCGATGAGGTAATTGAAAGCTGTAACTCATTTATTGAGACTGCCGGTTTAGAAGATGGTGCAATGATATCAACCTTTGACGAAAAGCTTGCTTCTGTTGACGGACTTTCTTCACAGGATATTGCAGATTATAAAGCTAAAAATGTGTCCGCAGTCAATGAACATGTAATCCCAGGATACCAGTCCCTTGTAAATGCACTTACTTCATTAAAAGGCTCTAACAGATATTCAGGCGGTTTATGCAATTATCCTGAGGGTTCTCGGTATTTTGAATATATACTCTCTTCAACACTTGGCTGGAGCAAATCTGTTGACGAATACGATAAGCTGGTTGATTCTTATATCAAGAAATATATGCTTAAAATGCAGTCGCTTGCGCTTAAAGACTCCTCTATTCTTGATAAATTTGACACATTTTCATTCAATATGACAGACCCGGTTGGTATTCTTACCGACCTTAAGAAAAGAATAACCGATGATTTTCCTGAGATTCCAGATGTGAATTATAATATCAAATATGTGTCAAAGGCGCTTGAGGACTACACCAGTCCGGCTATGTACTTTATTCCGCAGCTTGATAACCTTGATATCAATTCAATATACATCAATTCTTCTGGCACTTCTGCGAGTGAATTATATCCTACACTTGCACATGAAGGGTATCCGGGACACATGTACCAGACACAGTATTTTGCCGCAACCAATCCTGACTGGATAAGATACATTCTTGCACCAGGCGGATATGTTGAAGGCTGGGCATCATATGTTGAAGTTCTTTCTTATAATTATGCACAGACCGGCAACGATGCACTTAACAAAATGTATGCTGCTAATTATGCCACCGTCCTGTGCCTTTATGCAAAAGGGGATATTGGCGTTAATTACTATGGATGGAGTGAAGATGATGTTTACCGATTCATCAGCCAGTATGGTTTTGATGATAAATCAGTCGCTCACGAAATGTATTACGCATTTGTCTCTGACCCGGGCAATTATTGCAAATATGTTCTTGGAATGTTAGGATTTGAGCAGTTAAAGACTAAGGCACAAAGTGAACTTTCTGATAAATTCAATCTTAAAAATTTCCATCAGTATATACTCGACATGGGTCCTGTGCAGTTTGATATATTATTTAACAACCTTGATGCATGGATTAAAAAAGAAAAATAACATTAAAAATGGGATGTTACCTTAACACAATAGTCTGGTAACATCCCTTATTAATTGATTATTATATGCTTCCACCCGGATAATAGCCGCCTGAACCATAGCCACAGCACATAGGCATACATATATTTGAACACAGGCAGAGTGCAACCCACGGAGCACAGCCTGTACAATATGTTGTAGATGACGGTCCCTGATACTGTGTCCTTCTTCCTGCATACCAGCTTCCACCGCTTGCAATACGCTGATACAGCAACTGATACTGCATATTGTCAGGATCAGAATCCAAAGCACGCTTGGCATCTTCCAAAGCTGTAGCTTCTTCCCCTTTTCCAAGATGTGCCAACGCACTGTAGTAGTACCATCTTCCATCACGGTCAGTTATGTTGTTAAGCACATTAATAGCTTCATCATAACTAGAGTTATTAATATAATTAGCTGCTGCCCTCAGATGCACTGTTGTAGGATCATTGCCATTGAGATTATCACTGCCATATCCATTGCCACCATAGCTTCCTGTATATCCACCAAATCCAAATGGACCAAATCCCCAGAAGCTTCCGAAATCTCCATATCCGCCCTGTGACTGGTTCTGATAATCACCATCATAACCATAATGATCTGAACGGCCTGTACCATAACGCGTCTGGCTGTATGACTGACTACTGTATCCGCCCTCACGCTCACGCATTATCTGATTATAAGCCTGCTGTACAAGCTTAAACATCTCTTCTGCCTGATCCTTATTAGGATTATTAATGTTAGCATCAGGATGATACTTTCGGCTCAGTGTTCTGTATGCTTTTTTCACTTCATCATCGGAAGCATCTCTTGATACTCCCAACACTTTATATGGATCTGTCATTATGTTCCTCCAACTGCTTACCGGCAGTATTATTTTTCTTCCTTCTGGCGGCGTAGAACTTTGTCCATACACCTGAATATATGATATTTCTTAACAGTTCTGCATTAGCAAGAATCGGCAGTCTCTCAAAAGCCCTTGCACATCCTGCCATATACGCTTTAAGTATGTTTTCTGCAAATGTATCAAAATCCTCTACATCATTATGATACTTAAATACATTATAATTGTTCTTTTTCTCGTCTTTTTCCAAATCATCATATGCATCTAACAGATATATAAATCTGCCAAGATTATTGCCAAGCACCCTTAACTCATCACTCCACTCATCATTTTTCATGGCAGCAACTTCACCTAACAGTATACCAAACTGCTCTGCCGGCTTGTCAATATTCGTTTCCTGTGCTTTTTCATATTCTGACAACTTAGAAAGGCTTTTCCTTATAATCTCTGCCTTATGCGGATATTTCTTCTCAAGCTTTTTAATATCTTTTTTCAATACTCCGGCATAAGTTCTTTTCAAGACCTTTTTCTCATCGTACCAGTCGTCCATACATTTGTAATATGTCAGAAGGACATTCATGTCCGCAACATAATCTGAAACAACGTTACGCCTCACAGGATGCTTTCTTAATGGATGTGTGACGCAACGTTCCTCAGAGTATATAGTTTCCGGTTCATACAACCCTGTAAGAAGTATAACCAGAAATGTCATATCATAGCTTAAGGAAATCTGCCCCTTCAATCCATGCGCTTCTGCCAGCGAATCGCACAGACCACAATAGTATGAGCGGTATTTATCAAATTCTCTGAATTTAAGTTCTGGCTGATCAACAACTATATACCCATACATACTAAACTCATACCTCCATTTTCGCTTATCATATAACATTGAAAATATTCAGTCAATCAGCCTTTCAAAGATTAATAAATTATTAATACTATTTTTAGATATTATTCTTGTCATCAAAATCAGTTCCCCACAAAAGGAAACTTGTATAATCATCTAGCGAATTGACTGGACGCATTACATCACTCTCGTCAAGATTGCTGGCAAATTCATTCTCACCGTCATCATAACCTTTATCGCCCTGCCCATTATCGTATCCGTTTCTGTACTCATCTTTTTCATGATTATAGTCAAATGCTGGAAACATTATGCCACCTCCTTTCGAAGGTAGTATGTTAAGTTTCACCTGGTTTTATCCGATATAATATTTAGCTGATAAATGTGTATTCAATCACACTTGATATATAAGGAGGAAACTTATGCGGATTACATCACAGATGCTGGCAGCTAACCAGCTTAAAGCAGGCATTGAGCCTTCATCAAAGACTTTGCTTGATTACATTCAGAATGATGACAATG includes the following:
- a CDS encoding ABC transporter ATP-binding protein, with translation MKLEVRNLKKTYGTVQALKGINYTFTPGVYGILGANGAGKSTMINLITDNVSRDKMNGGSILFGEDSAEEDILKLGKQFRGLVGYMPQQQGFYEDFSPKAFLKYMAEIKGVKKIKTTDDNGNEVVKTVNQQIDELLEVVNLTKVAYKKIGGFSGGMKQRVLLAQALLGNPKILILDEPTAGLDPKERISIRNYIAELSKDKIILFATHVVSDIECIADKVLLLKSGEIIATGTPVELIESMAGKVGEITCTLDEVGELQKEYKIGNIRQRKNGLALRVVGDELPEEAVKVGDNIDLEDVYLYYFE
- a CDS encoding GGDEF domain-containing protein → MSINKKEFNLEQVVKLCVVVNISLFLFVAFMLTLFVYFNITPMIYYSVIALIGYVLYFMLLKRQKVCAYMWCVYATIIIYMAIATICLGYKCGFHLYSMSLIPIIFYSQYISTKTDTKDPNPLAVSIAIVAVSIISSAIAIINGPLYEINKTIISVMLACNAISVSAFLIYYTKVIVDLVIESEKKLNSIANIDLLTDLYSRRYMINYLEEYDADDEGWLAMADVDDFKKINDTYGHNCGDYVLNFIAQKMKNICSNCVISRWGGEEFLIHNGTHDSTHEVLEKLRREIENSECIYKQQKINISLTIGVAQRNADGDIEEWIKSADDRLYYGKNNGKNMVVD
- a CDS encoding prolyl-tRNA synthetase associated domain-containing protein, translating into MELIKGRPADETGRLEKEIRVYDLLDKLGMEYYRTDHEPATTMEVCNDIDKILDTLICKNLFLCNRQKTNFYMLMMPGDKPFKTKDLSKQINSARLSFADESYMEEFLDITPGSVSIMGLMNDTDNHVQLLMDKEVLEGESLGCHPCINTSSLKLKTKEVMEKFLPAVHHEAVIVELPRYDISE
- the tadA gene encoding tRNA adenosine(34) deaminase TadA, which translates into the protein MDNTQVDFEKDDYRYMKQAITQAKKAYKLNEVPIGCVIVYEGKVIGRGYNRRNTDKTSLGHAEITAIKKASRYMNDWRLENCTLYVTLEPCQMCAGAIVQARIPRVVIGSMNPKAGCAGSILNILQIPTFNHQCEITKGVCEEECSEMLTTFFKELRKSKKKNTTVTTDGE
- a CDS encoding DUF6128 domain-containing protein, with protein sequence MDYQRLVSYIYSYPEGVKGRNAGFAKALVHQGQFKLSISLRGVKTDSPEMFGIYMMVTDSGYRLIKLGECLVKMGQMEYSGVFNPDNINDTGYSFRDICGLAVAMEDARYDCMLSMWKDEDVTPDMLVFSGMDAKKQAEAGIVIKERMRQSEEKERGQQMSESVLAESLRSEPVRPELSESQTLESQMAQAEPAVSAGRPQAVQSKQAEAYRPQTGVTAESVSDTATEDIKAAGAAAKIPAETQHLQQKAHRANATQTDPFEKLFVRADYIDAFDDDYFYDCIEVSPEKLKCLNQNEIDITGNSFLLHGYYNFRHILFGRVRDNLDNTKYFVGVPGMYCNRERYMASMFGFNNFKKSHRSDYANPYFGYWYQEI
- a CDS encoding GNAT family N-acetyltransferase, giving the protein MKFEYDFEGMKLKVLDETFAGKVLEFYSRNREEFDRYEAAKPDNFYTTEYITATLKAEYAALLKGEFGRFFLFSDDMPGEILGSVSFFGVTSINRSCRIGYKIDKNYRQLGLGSLMVKHMLEILTHEKEMHRIEAYIHPQNISSINLVKSLGFISEGTAYSYVKLNGSWQDHLRFVYIS
- the rsmA gene encoding 16S rRNA (adenine(1518)-N(6)/adenine(1519)-N(6))-dimethyltransferase RsmA yields the protein MSDNKYNNVMHLGNPTNTIAVLNRYGFDFKKKFGQNFLIDENVVEKIVREAGVTKDDFVVEVGPGIGTMTQILCENAREVVAVEIDKKLIPILTEDTLSYYDNVTVINEDILKLDIKKLADEKNEGRPIKVVANLPYYITTPIIMGLFESHVPLDSITIMVQKEVADRMQCGPGTKDYGALSLAVQFYAKPKVVLNVPASCFMPRPNVDSAVIRLERFKTPPVDVKNEHLMFKIIRASFNQRRKTMLNSVGNSGIGITKEALTNALETMGLPLTIRGEALTLEQFAQLSNLLC